A stretch of Acropora muricata isolate sample 2 chromosome 7, ASM3666990v1, whole genome shotgun sequence DNA encodes these proteins:
- the LOC136921698 gene encoding uncharacterized protein, with protein MSLAIFLFYVMPLVGTSEAKGEQCKVYQVPVSGKALPNHTYRTAKAGELFRCYVRCERDPVCKSCNFKQLQEICEMNNETKETKPNDFITEEQSYYIKRMGGAVTASSCNEIFKNQRRAKSQVYMLMLGSRNIPVYCFMGDFGCGSGGWTLVMKTDGTKNTFHYSSPFWRDKEVYNLGGGKTGFDKHETKLPSYWETHFSEICLGMWNGSTTRFVVIRQSANSLYELIADEIYRNVSLGGYKWKSLIGPQASLQRNCNREGFNVVSEGSESSKYSRARIGIIANDQNDFLSCDSRIGFGTGGLQDDSNTCGNEAMHSPDNGNKHIKAMGYILVQLFWPATHNMSVTIFAFYLMSLVSTSEATGEQCKVYQVPIHGKALHGHTYRTAKSGELFRCYVRCERDPACKSCNFKHAQEICEMNNETKETKPNDFITDEQSYYIKRTGGAATVTSCNEIFQKQRRAKSEVYTLMLGSRNIPVYCFMEDFGCGSGGWTLVMKTNGTKSTFNYSSPFWSDRLGYNLPGGMTGFDGHETKLPSYWETQFSKLCLGMRNGSTTRFVVIQQGANSLYALIADGTYRAVSLGRNKWKSLIGPQASLQVNCNKEGFNVVGVNNGAKVRIGILANNEPDCKSCDSRIGYGTGGPHDDSNTCGNVAKYNADNGDKYIKSMGYILVQ; from the exons ATGTCACTGGCAATTTTCCTATTTTATGTGATGCCCTTGGTTGGCACAAGTGAAGCGAAAGGCGAGCAATGCAAAGTTTATCAAGTCCCAGTTAGTGGCAAAGCACTTCCCAATCACACTTACAGAACTGCAAAGGCCGGGGAACTGTTTAGATGCTATGTACGCTGTGAGAGAGATCCAGTGTGCAAGAGCTGCAACTTCAAACAGTTACAAGAGATCTGCGAAATGAATAACGAGACCAAGGAAACGAAGCCAAATGACTTCATCACAGAGGAGCAAAGCTATTACATAAAACGCATGGGTGGAG CTGTCACAGCTTCATCTTGCAACGAAATATTTAAAAACCAAAG GAGAGCAAAGAGCCAGGTGTACATGCTGATGCTGGGGTCACGCAACATTCCAGTTTATTGTTTTATGGGAGACTTCGGGTGCGGAAGTGGAGGATGGACCCTTGTTATGAAAACTGATGGCACAAAG AACACCTTCCACTATTCCTCTCCTTTCTGGAGGGACAAGGAAGTTTACAACCTTGGAGGAGGGAAGACTGGTTTTGACAAACATGAAACTAAACTACCTTCGTATTGGGAGACGCACTTCTCAGAGATTTGTCTTGGAATGTGGAACGGCTCAACGACAAGATTCGTTGTCATTCGCCAAAGCGCCAACTCACTGTATGAACTGATCGCTGACGAAATATACCGAAATGTTTCGCTGGGCGGTTACAAGTGGAAGTCTCTTATTGGTCCACAAGCCTCACTACAGAGGAATTGCAATAGAGAAGGGTTCAACGTTGTCTCTGAAGGCAGTGAAAGCAGTAAATATTCAAGAGCAAGGATCGGTATCATTGCGAACGATCAAAACGACTTTCTATCTTGTGACTCCAGAATTGGATTTGGAACTGGAGGTTTGCAAGACGACTCAAACACGTGTGGAAACGAGGCCATGCATTCTCCTGATAATGGCAATAAACACATCAAAGCCATGGGGTATATCCTGGTTCA gctAT tttggcCTGCTACACACAATATGTCTGTGACAATTTTCGCATTTTACTTGATGTCCTTGGTTAGTACGAGTGAGGCGACTGGTGAGCAGTGCAAAGTTTATCAAGTCCCAATTCATGGCAAAGCACTCCACGGTCACACCTATAGAACTGCAAAGTCTGGGGAACTGTTTAGATGCTATGTGCGCTGTGAGAGAGATCCAGCGTGCAAGAGTTGTAACTTCAAACACGCACAAGAGATTTGCGAAATGAATAacgagaccaaggaaaccaaacCGAATGACTTCATCACAGATGAGCAaagttattatataaaacgCACAGGCGGAG CTGCCACAGTTACATCTTGCaacgaaatatttcaaaagcaaaG GAGAGCCAAGAGCGAGGTGTACACGCTGATGCTTGGGTCACGAAACATTCCAGTTTATTGTTTTATGGAAGACTTCGGATGCGGAAGTGGAGGATGGACCCTTGTTATGAAAACTAATGGCACAAAg AGCACCTTCAACTATTCCTCTCCTTTCTGGAGCGACAGGCTAGGTTATAACCTTCCAGGAGGGATGACTGGTTTTGACGGACACGAAACCAAATTGCCCTCTTATTGGGAGACGCAGTTCTCAAAGCTTTGTCTTGGAATGAGGAACGGCTCAACAACAAGATTCGTGGTCATTCAACAAGGTGCCAACTCATTGTACGCACTTATCGCTGACGGAACTTACCGAGCTGTTTCACTGGGCCGTAACAAGTGGAAGTCTCTTATTGGTCCACAAGCCTCATTACAGGTGAATTGCAATAAAGAAGGGTTCAACGTTGTGGGTGTAAACAACGGAGCAAAAGTAAGAATCGGCATCCTTGCGAACAATGAACCAGACTGTAAAAGTTGTGACTCCAGAATTGGATATGGAACTGGAGGTCCCCATGACGACTCAAACACGTGTGGAAACGTGGCTAAATATAATGCTGACAACGGCGATAAATACATCAAATCCATGGGGTATATCCTGGTTCAGTGA